In Prosthecomicrobium sp. N25, one DNA window encodes the following:
- a CDS encoding alpha/beta fold hydrolase, translated as MTDLVWTAGSEPPRFTILLAHGAGAGHDSAFMQRMAEALAAEGAAVCRFDFPYMAERRTTGRRRPPPKAETLVDAYAAVLEAALARPEAAGPVLVAGKSMGGRVAAMLAGRPLDPRVVGVACLGYPFHPPGQPDALRLAPLREARLPVLVLQGERDEFGTYAEAGAIGLPAAVRLVAVEDGSHDFGPRGQSPATLKGNIRAAAAEIAAFAGAPSHGPAAKAEDPTEP; from the coding sequence GTGACCGACCTCGTCTGGACCGCCGGGTCCGAGCCGCCCCGCTTCACGATCCTGCTCGCGCACGGCGCCGGCGCGGGCCACGACTCCGCCTTCATGCAGCGCATGGCCGAGGCGCTCGCCGCCGAGGGGGCGGCGGTCTGCCGCTTCGATTTCCCCTACATGGCCGAACGCCGGACGACCGGCCGCCGCCGGCCGCCGCCCAAGGCCGAAACCCTGGTCGACGCCTATGCGGCCGTCCTCGAGGCGGCGCTCGCCCGCCCGGAGGCCGCCGGCCCCGTCCTGGTCGCCGGCAAGTCCATGGGCGGGCGGGTCGCGGCCATGCTGGCCGGCCGCCCGCTCGACCCGCGCGTCGTCGGGGTCGCCTGCCTCGGCTACCCCTTCCACCCGCCCGGGCAGCCCGACGCCCTGCGCCTCGCTCCTCTCCGCGAGGCGCGTCTACCCGTGCTGGTCCTGCAGGGCGAGCGCGACGAGTTCGGCACCTACGCGGAGGCTGGGGCTATCGGGCTGCCCGCGGCGGTGCGCCTGGTCGCGGTGGAGGACGGCAGCCACGATTTCGGGCCGCGCGGCCAGTCGCCCGCGACCCTCAAGGGCAACATCCGCGCAGCCGCCGCCGAGATCGCCGCCTTCGCGGGCGCCCCGTCGCACGGCCCCGCCGCCAAAGCCGAGGATCCGACCGAGCCATGA
- a CDS encoding CAP domain-containing protein, with protein sequence MTPPIPAPTRRLVLRGLSLAGVSTGLSACGMLSDITGPKITIDASRPYKPVDPERAVATINAYRAKSGVGPLAHDPKLTAAARTYARHMAEADKMSHALSPWGPLDKRLRDAGYAYATAGENLGVGYRDLEDAFEGWRRSPAHDRGMKDPDMTVMGIASEYRPDSGWKTFWCLMFARPREAGAPVARGGPFSMGL encoded by the coding sequence ATGACCCCGCCCATTCCGGCCCCCACGCGGCGCCTCGTCCTCCGGGGCCTCAGCCTCGCCGGCGTCTCCACCGGCCTGTCCGCCTGCGGCATGCTGTCGGACATCACCGGGCCGAAGATCACGATCGACGCCTCCCGGCCCTACAAGCCGGTCGATCCGGAGCGCGCGGTGGCCACCATCAACGCCTACCGGGCGAAGAGCGGGGTCGGCCCCCTGGCGCACGACCCGAAGCTGACCGCGGCGGCCCGGACCTACGCGCGCCACATGGCCGAGGCCGACAAGATGTCCCATGCCCTCTCGCCCTGGGGCCCGCTCGACAAGCGCCTGCGCGACGCCGGCTACGCCTACGCCACCGCCGGCGAGAATCTCGGCGTCGGCTACCGGGACCTGGAGGACGCCTTCGAGGGTTGGCGCCGGTCTCCCGCCCACGACCGCGGCATGAAGGACCCCGACATGACCGTCATGGGCATCGCCTCGGAGTACCGCCCCGACAGCGGCTGGAAGACCTTCTGGTGCCTCATGTTCGCCCGGCCCCGGGAGGCCGGGGCCCCGGTCGCGCGCGGCGGGCCCTTCTCGATGGGGCTCTGA
- a CDS encoding sulfite exporter TauE/SafE family protein → MNLFGIDLLYSASGLAVGILVGLTGVGGGSLMTPLLVLLFGIHPATAVGTDLLYASITKAAGTAMHGFNRTVDWRVTGQLALGSLPAALATLAILAWVGQSRDTSRIISVALGYALIATAASFLGRRWILAAAEARRASREDPSRTALLTVATGAAIGCMVSLSSVGAGALGITALILLYPTLPLARIVGSDIAHAVPLTLAAGIGHWAIGGVDWALLGALLTGSIPGILIGSHLAPRMPEAVLRGTLATVLAVVGAKLILS, encoded by the coding sequence GTGAACCTGTTCGGCATCGACCTGCTCTACTCGGCCTCGGGCCTCGCGGTTGGCATCCTGGTCGGCCTGACCGGGGTCGGCGGCGGCTCGCTCATGACGCCGCTCCTGGTGCTGCTGTTCGGCATCCACCCCGCAACGGCGGTCGGGACGGACCTGCTCTACGCCTCGATCACCAAGGCCGCCGGCACCGCGATGCATGGCTTCAACCGGACGGTCGATTGGCGCGTCACCGGCCAATTGGCGCTCGGCAGCCTGCCGGCCGCGCTCGCGACGCTGGCGATCCTCGCCTGGGTCGGGCAGAGCCGCGACACCTCCCGCATCATCTCGGTCGCCCTCGGCTACGCGCTGATCGCCACCGCCGCGAGCTTCCTCGGCCGCCGCTGGATCCTCGCCGCCGCGGAAGCGCGCCGGGCCAGCCGCGAGGATCCCTCCCGCACGGCCCTGCTGACGGTCGCGACCGGGGCGGCGATCGGCTGCATGGTCTCGCTCTCGTCGGTCGGCGCCGGCGCGCTCGGCATCACGGCGCTGATCCTGCTCTACCCGACCCTTCCGCTCGCCCGCATCGTCGGCTCCGACATCGCCCATGCGGTGCCGCTGACGCTCGCCGCCGGCATCGGCCACTGGGCGATCGGCGGGGTGGATTGGGCCCTGCTCGGCGCCCTGCTGACCGGCTCGATCCCCGGCATCCTGATCGGCAGCCACCTCGCCCCGCGCATGCCGGAGGCCGTCCTGCGCGGGACGCTCGCGACGGTGCTCGCCGTCGTCGGGGCGAAGCTGATCCTGAGCTGA